In the genome of Micromonospora terminaliae, one region contains:
- a CDS encoding ROK family protein — translation MGSAGVPVVVGLDNGGTSNNATVLTVDGRFLVDGLVEIPSEVQAGPEAAIEALARALDGVLALTGVPRELVRAVGLDTPGPASATGVISSRGSTNFSQPAWRGYDVRSALEHRLGLPVVYANDGNAAALYAHHTHFGADAMARSSVAAIVGTGLGGGVVESGRVVGGAAGMAGEFGHVHIPLDGLLGPGQPVPVCACGFAGDVESVASLTAIANNLLPYWLGRFPGHPLAAEEPARAAKLVRGYGERGDPLARELFTQQAMALGRLFTIAANFTDPHAYFVGGGVVEAAPEFRDWFLATVREHTVLRAEQRAVATFALVPDRDMAGARGVAIAALEAVRGGAAAGPLVAG, via the coding sequence GTGGGCAGTGCGGGTGTGCCGGTGGTGGTGGGTCTGGACAACGGCGGCACGAGCAACAACGCCACCGTGCTGACGGTCGACGGCCGGTTCCTGGTGGACGGGCTGGTCGAGATCCCGAGCGAGGTCCAGGCCGGTCCGGAGGCGGCGATCGAGGCTCTCGCCCGGGCCCTGGACGGGGTGCTGGCGCTCACCGGGGTGCCCCGCGAGCTGGTCCGCGCGGTCGGGCTGGACACCCCCGGCCCGGCCAGCGCCACCGGGGTGATCTCCTCGCGCGGCTCGACCAACTTCTCCCAGCCCGCCTGGCGCGGCTACGACGTGCGCAGCGCGCTGGAGCACCGGCTCGGCCTGCCCGTGGTCTACGCCAACGACGGCAACGCGGCGGCCCTCTACGCCCACCACACGCATTTCGGCGCCGACGCGATGGCCCGGTCCTCGGTCGCCGCGATCGTGGGCACCGGGCTCGGTGGCGGCGTGGTCGAGAGCGGCCGGGTGGTCGGCGGTGCGGCCGGCATGGCCGGCGAGTTCGGGCACGTGCACATCCCGCTCGACGGGCTGCTCGGGCCGGGCCAGCCGGTGCCCGTGTGCGCCTGCGGCTTCGCCGGCGACGTGGAGAGCGTCGCCTCGCTCACCGCCATCGCGAACAACCTGCTGCCGTACTGGCTGGGCCGGTTCCCGGGGCACCCGCTGGCCGCCGAGGAACCGGCCCGGGCGGCGAAGCTCGTCCGCGGCTACGGCGAGCGGGGCGACCCGCTGGCGCGCGAGCTCTTCACCCAGCAGGCCATGGCGCTGGGTCGGCTGTTCACCATCGCGGCCAACTTCACCGACCCGCACGCGTACTTCGTGGGCGGCGGGGTGGTGGAGGCGGCGCCGGAGTTCCGCGACTGGTTCCTGGCCACCGTGCGGGAGCACACCGTGCTCCGCGCCGAGCAGCGCGCGGTGGCGACCTTCGCGCTGGTGCCCGACCGGGACATGGCCGGGGCGCGCGGGGTGGCCATCGCGGCGCTGGAGGCGGTCCGCGGCGGGGCCGCCGCCGGCCCGCTGGTCGCCGGCTGA
- a CDS encoding putative protein N(5)-glutamine methyltransferase: MPATLFSPDRPALVRRLRAAGCVFAEDEAELLIAAADSAEALTDLVDRRVAGLPLEHLLGWAEFCGLRVAVDPGVFVPRGRTALLVTAAAAVAGPSPAVLDLCCGSGAAALVLHGRLAPRWLAAADVDPAAVACARRNLTPLGVPVYQGDLFAPLPARWRGRLDLVVANAPYVPSDAVAMLPPEARLHEAPVALDGGADGLAVLRRVAAGAAEWLAPGGHLAVEVSAGQATALCAILTDAGLDPSVVHDDDLEATAVTARRPG; the protein is encoded by the coding sequence ATGCCAGCCACCCTGTTCTCCCCGGACCGTCCCGCCCTCGTCCGGCGGTTGCGCGCCGCCGGCTGCGTCTTCGCCGAGGACGAGGCGGAGCTGCTCATCGCCGCCGCCGACTCGGCCGAGGCGCTGACCGACCTGGTCGACCGCCGGGTCGCCGGCCTGCCGCTCGAGCACCTGCTCGGCTGGGCCGAGTTCTGCGGCCTGCGGGTCGCCGTCGACCCCGGGGTGTTCGTGCCCCGCGGGCGGACCGCCCTGCTGGTCACCGCCGCCGCGGCGGTGGCCGGCCCGTCGCCCGCCGTGCTCGACCTCTGCTGCGGTTCGGGCGCCGCCGCGCTGGTGCTGCACGGCCGGCTGGCGCCCCGCTGGCTGGCCGCCGCCGACGTCGACCCGGCCGCGGTGGCCTGCGCCCGGCGCAACCTGACCCCGCTGGGCGTGCCGGTCTACCAGGGCGACCTGTTCGCGCCGCTGCCGGCCCGGTGGCGGGGGCGGCTGGACCTGGTGGTGGCGAACGCCCCGTACGTGCCGAGCGACGCGGTGGCCATGCTGCCGCCGGAGGCGCGGCTGCACGAGGCCCCGGTGGCGCTGGACGGCGGCGCGGACGGGCTGGCCGTGCTGCGCCGGGTGGCCGCCGGCGCGGCCGAGTGGCTGGCCCCCGGTGGGCACCTCGCGGTGGAGGTGAGCGCCGGCCAGGCCACGGCGCTCTGCGCCATCCTCACCGACGCCGGCCTGGACCCGTCCGTGGTGCACGACGACGACCTGGAGGCCACCGCCGTCACGGCCCGCCGCCCCGGGTGA
- a CDS encoding NAD(P)H-dependent glycerol-3-phosphate dehydrogenase produces the protein MSGHVAVLGAGSWGTAFAKILADAGREVTILARRASVAEAIRTGRHNPDYLPDVRLPDRVTATGDAEEAIAGAEVVVLSVPSQTLRGNLAEWTPYLDPDATLVSLMKGIELGTTKRMSQVIMETAGVPADRVVVVSGPNLAPEIAAEQPAATVVAGTDSRRTALVQSSIRTPYFRPYTNDDVIGCELGGAVKNVIALSYGIATAMGFGDNTRAMLMTRGLAETARLGVALGADPITFAGLAGMGDLVASCTSPLARNRTFGEHLGRGETLEQAQAATRQTAEGVKSCLAIRDLARAHGVEMPITEQIERICHEGMDPRLAVDALMSRTAKPESYE, from the coding sequence GTGAGCGGGCATGTCGCGGTGTTGGGAGCGGGCTCGTGGGGCACCGCCTTCGCCAAGATCCTTGCCGACGCCGGCCGGGAGGTGACCATCCTGGCCCGGCGCGCCTCGGTGGCCGAGGCGATCCGGACCGGGCGCCACAATCCGGACTACCTGCCGGACGTGCGGCTGCCCGACCGGGTCACCGCGACCGGTGACGCCGAGGAGGCCATCGCCGGCGCCGAGGTGGTGGTGCTCTCCGTGCCGTCGCAGACGCTGCGCGGCAACCTCGCCGAGTGGACCCCGTACCTGGACCCGGACGCCACGCTCGTCTCACTCATGAAGGGCATCGAGCTGGGCACCACCAAGCGGATGAGCCAGGTGATCATGGAGACCGCCGGGGTGCCGGCCGACCGGGTGGTCGTCGTCTCCGGCCCCAACCTGGCCCCGGAGATCGCCGCCGAGCAGCCGGCCGCGACCGTGGTCGCCGGCACCGACAGCCGCCGGACCGCCCTGGTGCAGTCGTCGATCCGCACGCCGTACTTCCGGCCGTACACCAACGACGACGTGATCGGCTGCGAGCTGGGCGGAGCCGTGAAGAACGTGATCGCCCTGTCGTACGGCATCGCGACCGCCATGGGCTTCGGCGACAACACCCGCGCCATGCTCATGACCCGCGGCCTGGCCGAGACCGCCCGGCTTGGCGTGGCCCTGGGCGCCGATCCGATCACCTTCGCCGGGCTGGCCGGCATGGGCGACCTCGTGGCCTCCTGCACGTCGCCGCTGGCCCGCAACCGCACCTTCGGCGAGCACCTGGGCCGGGGGGAGACGCTGGAGCAGGCGCAGGCGGCCACCCGGCAGACCGCCGAGGGCGTGAAGAGCTGCCTCGCCATCCGGGACCTGGCCCGGGCGCACGGCGTCGAGATGCCGATCACCGAGCAGATCGAGCGGATCTGCCACGAGGGGATGGACCCGCGGCTCGCCGTGGACGCCCTCATGAGCCGCACCGCGAAGCCCGAGTCGTACGAGTGA
- a CDS encoding cystathionine gamma-lyase, producing MTDEWGDGTRSVHAGLPAPEPGQPFLPGPVFAAPYHLDPWRGPEATPNGYGRPDNPTRRLLEAAVGELEGGDCRVFASGQAAITGLLLALLRPGDTVLLPADGYFPVRAFATATLEGIGVRVGFVPTAGPYPSFEGVRLVLLETPANPGLDVADVPALAVAAHGAGALVAVDNTTATPLGQRPLELGADVVVASGTKALTGHSDLLLGYVATRSAELLDAVTAWRTTTGGVPGPFDCWLAHRSLATVDLRLGRQTANAEALARLLAGRDDVTGLRWPGLATDPAYAVASVQMRRMPGVLSFDLGDADRVARFLDASRLVSAATSFGGLHTTADRRAQWGDDTAPGFVRLSCGIEDAADLVADVTAALDAA from the coding sequence ATGACCGACGAGTGGGGTGACGGCACGCGCAGCGTGCACGCCGGGCTGCCCGCGCCGGAACCGGGCCAGCCCTTCCTGCCCGGGCCGGTCTTCGCGGCGCCGTACCACCTGGACCCGTGGCGGGGGCCGGAGGCGACCCCCAACGGGTACGGGCGGCCGGACAACCCCACCCGGCGGCTGCTGGAGGCGGCCGTCGGCGAGCTGGAGGGCGGCGACTGCCGGGTCTTCGCCAGCGGCCAGGCGGCCATCACGGGGCTGCTGCTGGCCCTGCTGCGCCCCGGCGACACCGTGCTGCTCCCCGCCGACGGCTACTTCCCGGTGCGCGCCTTCGCCACCGCCACCCTGGAGGGCATCGGGGTACGCGTCGGTTTCGTGCCGACGGCCGGCCCGTACCCGTCGTTCGAGGGCGTCCGGCTGGTGCTGCTGGAGACACCGGCGAACCCCGGCCTGGACGTGGCCGACGTGCCGGCGCTGGCTGTCGCGGCGCACGGCGCCGGAGCGCTGGTGGCCGTCGACAACACCACCGCCACCCCGCTCGGGCAGCGCCCGCTGGAGCTCGGCGCCGACGTGGTGGTCGCCTCCGGCACCAAGGCCCTCACCGGCCATTCGGACCTGCTGCTCGGTTACGTGGCGACCCGCTCGGCCGAGCTGCTCGACGCGGTGACCGCCTGGCGGACCACGACCGGCGGGGTGCCCGGGCCGTTCGACTGCTGGCTGGCCCACCGCTCGCTGGCGACCGTGGACCTGCGGCTGGGCCGGCAGACCGCCAACGCCGAGGCGCTGGCCCGGCTGCTCGCCGGCCGCGACGATGTCACCGGCCTGCGCTGGCCGGGGCTGGCGACCGACCCGGCGTACGCGGTGGCGTCGGTCCAGATGCGACGGATGCCGGGCGTGCTCTCCTTCGACCTGGGTGACGCCGACCGGGTCGCCCGGTTCCTCGACGCGTCCCGGCTGGTGTCCGCCGCCACCTCGTTCGGCGGGCTGCACACCACCGCCGACCGCCGGGCCCAGTGGGGGGACGACACGGCGCCCGGCTTCGTCCGGCTCTCCTGTGGCATCGAGGACGCCGCCGACCTGGTCGCCGACGTGACCGCCGCGCTCGACGCGGCCTGA
- a CDS encoding DUF397 domain-containing protein, translated as MNGTNSHRRPVTGWRKSSHSGDEGACVEMAPLPEAVAVRDSKDPAGPVLVFRPAAWAAFTDAPPRP; from the coding sequence CGAACAGCCACCGACGGCCGGTGACCGGCTGGCGCAAGAGCAGCCACAGCGGCGATGAGGGCGCGTGCGTCGAGATGGCGCCGCTGCCGGAGGCGGTCGCGGTCCGCGACTCCAAGGACCCGGCCGGCCCGGTGCTGGTGTTCCGCCCGGCCGCCTGGGCCGCCTTCACCGACGCCCCGCCGCGCCCCTGA